The genomic DNA AAAGATGAAAAAACAATTGTTTCTGTATCAAAATGGTTGCAGTACATTGATTGTTCAAAGTTTGTTGTTACAGATTCTTTTCATTGCGTTGTTTTTTGTCTTTTATTCCATAAACCTTTTTTGGTAATTCTTAACCGTGCAAAACAAGTTGGGATGAATGAGCGGTTTTCAACTTTGTTAGGCAAAGTGGGTCTAGATTATCGATGCTTGTCCGGTAAAGAAAATCCTTCAACCTTGAACAAACTTCTTAATGCTGAAATTGATTGGAATAAAGTTGACTTAATTATTGATGCATGGAGGCAATCCTCATTGAATTGGTTAAAAAAGCACTTGATAAACAGTTGTAATTTTTTAAGGAACGTATAATGCTGCATTTGATCCATAAAATATTTCGGAAAGTATTTCCCTTAAAAAATAATGTCTATTACTTTAAGTCGGGGGGGGGGCGCCTTGGGAAAAATTGTGAAATTTTTCCAGATGTGTTTTTTGGATCAGAACCCTATCTTATTGAAATAGGAGATAACGTAAGAATTTCTTACGGCGTAAAATTTGCTACACACGATGGAGGCGTGTGGACCTTAAGAAAGAATGGTATACTTGTGGATGCCGACGTCTTTGGAATGATAAAGATTGGGGATAATTGTAATATCGGATGGAACGCCATCATTTTACCGGGTGTTACAATTGGTAAGAACTGTGTTGTCGGAGCAGGAGCTATTGTAACGAAAGATGTTCCTGATAATTCTGTAGTTGCAGGATGCCCAGCAAGAGTTATTGAGTCTCTTAATGAATATCGTAAAAAAGTTGAGAAAAAATGTGTAATGACAAAACATATGAATTGGATTGAAAAGAAAGCTTTTCTAATGGATTATTTTCATATAAATAACTGAATTTTTGT from Fibrobacter sp. UBA4297 includes the following:
- a CDS encoding acyltransferase, coding for MLHLIHKIFRKVFPLKNNVYYFKSGGGRLGKNCEIFPDVFFGSEPYLIEIGDNVRISYGVKFATHDGGVWTLRKNGILVDADVFGMIKIGDNCNIGWNAIILPGVTIGKNCVVGAGAIVTKDVPDNSVVAGCPARVIESLNEYRKKVEKKCVMTKHMNWIEKKAFLMDYFHINN